The following proteins come from a genomic window of Caloenas nicobarica isolate bCalNic1 chromosome 6, bCalNic1.hap1, whole genome shotgun sequence:
- the SLC4A3 gene encoding anion exchange protein 3 encodes MAAGESPPVGDVFIDLQQGRDRAEKASPGAEDDEDLDKTLSIERFGDLISKSASSNLEKQRRSYSEKDFEFHRQASHHIHHPLSTHLPSALKFQKRPPRASRRKKRRRKKKKTSVPPSEVTPTIQEEDEEGEEDEEEEEEEEEEGESEAEEAQEKEISADSEGEACGKDTSPKLEPLSKPKFTIGSDEEESGSALAPAQFHVEEECGILSPVPRFADLLQDKGPASLRSPPGPRECLSRGWEKRKPWGQVTSGQRVTYDLKERMCIGSMTTLESAAYQRVPTDEAEAQMLASADLDGMKSHRFEDNPGVRRHLMKKPSRSQITRTSKKLASTPSVKKKKKKKKLDRKPHEVFVELNELVVDKNQDMHWRETARWIKFEEDVEEDTARWGKPHVASLSFRSLLELRKTIAHGAVLLDLEQTTLPGIAHLMVETMIISDQIRAEDRANVLRALLLKHSHPNDEKEGFFPRNHSSSSMNSIVGNHHHNHATDTCVPLMGEERIEMADPKANETECKEKNLHLHNSEGHRKYLKLMEKIPEDAEATVVLVGCVQFLEQPTMAFVRLNEAVFLESVLEVPIPVRFIFVLLGPSQANMDYHEIGRSISTLMSDKHFHEAAYMADDRQDLLNAINEFLDCSIVIPPSEVEGKDLLKSIATFQKLLLRKRKEREQKSMKEGAVQEAKELCEVKAEEEEEEAEDDPLKRTGIFFGGLVRDIKRRYPKYLSDIRDALHSQCLAAVLFIYFAALSPAITFGGLLGEKTEGLMGVSELIISTSVLGILFSLLGAQPLLVIGFSGPLLVFEEAFYKFCQTQGIEYLTGRVWIGLWLIVFIFIIVAAEGSFLVRYISPFTQEIFAFLISLIFIYETFYKLYKVFAEHPLLKFYPPNVQSGLNTSMLSADAMSLGIRMQPNTALLSLILMLGTFFIAFFMRKFKNSRFLGGKARRIIGDFGIPISILVMVLVDYTITDTYTQKLNVPSGLSVTSPHKRGWFIHPMGSSGTFPMWMMFASAIPALLVFILIFMETQITTLIVSKKERKLLKGSGFHLDLLLIGTMGGLCALFGLPWLTAATVRSVTHVNALTVMSKAIAPGEKPKIEEVKEQRVTGVLIAALVGLSIVMGNMLRQIPLAVLFGIFLYMGVTSLTGIQLYERLLLIFMPSKHHPDHIYVVKVKTWRMNLFTCIQLACIVLLWVVKSTVASLAFPFVLIMTVPLRRFVLPHFFHDRELKALDSEDAEPNFDEDGRDEYNELHMPV; translated from the exons tccACCGCCAAGCCTCGCACCACATCCATCATCCCCTTTCCACTCACCTCCCTTCTGCCCTCAAGTTCCAAAAGAGGCCCCCCCGTgccagcaggaggaaaaaaagaaggaggaaaaagaagaaaacctcagTACCCCCCTCGGAGGTGACCCCCACCATCCAGGAAGAGGAcgaggagggggaagaagacgaagaagaagaggaagaagaagaggaagaaggagaatcTGAGGCAGAAGAGGCTCAGGAGAAAGAGATTTCTGCAGACTCTGAGGGTGAAGCTTGTGGGAAGGACACGTCCCCTAAGCTGGAGCCCCTAAGCAAACCAAAG TTCACCATCGGCAGCGATGAGGAGGAGTCTGGCAGCGCTCTGGCCCCCGCGCAGTTCCACGTGGAGGAGGAGTGTGGCATCCTGTCCCCTGTGCCACGCTTCGCTGACCTGCTGCAGGACAAGGGCCCTGCCTCTCTCCGCAG CCCCCCAGGGCCTCGAGAGTGTCTGTCTCGCGGGTGGGAGAAGCGCAAGCCCTGGGGCCAGGTGACAAGTGGACAGCGGGTTACCTATGACTTGAAGGAGAGGATGTGCATCGGCAGCATGACCACGCTGGAGAGCGCAGCATACCAGCGCGTCCCCACGGATGAGGCCGAGGCCCAGATGCTGGCGTCTGCTGACTTGGATGGCATGAAAA GCCACCGTTTTGAAGATAACCCTGGTGTGAGGAGGCATCTGATGAAAAAACCATCTCGTAGTCAGATCACCAGGACAAGCAAAAAATTAGCATCAACTCCATCtgtcaagaaaaagaagaagaagaagaagctgGATAGAAAGCCCCATGAG GTGTTTGTGGAGCTGAATGAGCTGGTGGTGGATAAGAACCAGGACATGCACTGGAGAGAGACAGCTCGCTGGATCAAATTCGAGGAGGATGTGGAGGAGGACACAGCAAGGTGGGGGAAACCCCACGTGGCTTCACTGTCCTTCCGCAGCCTTTTGGAGCTCAGGAAGACGATTGCCCACG GTGCTGTCCTCCTTGACCTGGAGCAGACCACGCTACCTGGCATCGCTCACCTCATGGTGGAGACCATGATCATCTCTGACCAGATCAGGGCAGAAGACCGAGCCAATGTGCTACGTGCCCTGCTGTTGAAGCACAG CCACCCCAACGATGAGAAAGAGGGCTTCTTCCCGAGGAACCACTCCAGCTCCAGCATGAACTCCATTGTGGGgaaccaccaccacaaccacGCCACCGACACCTGCGTGCCCCTCATGGGGGAAGAGCGCATTGAGATGGCTGACCCCAAGGCCAATGAGACTGAGTGCAAGGAG AAAAACCTCCATCTCCATAACTCTGAGGGCCACCGTAAATACCTGAAGCTGATGGAGAAGATCCCTGAAGATGCGGAGGCCACAGTCGTCCTCGTGG GTTGTGTGCAGTTCCTGGAGCAGCCAACTATGGCCTTTGTCCGACTAAATGAGGCTGTCTTCCTGGAATCTGTCCTGGAGGTCCCGATTCCTGTCAGATTCATCTTTGTGCTGCTCGGACCGAGCCAGGCCAACATGGACTACCATGAAATTGGCCGCTCAATCTCCACCCTCATGTCTGACAAG CACTTCCATGAGGCTGCGTACATGGCAGATGACCGTCAAGACCTCCTCAACGCAATCAATGAGTTCTTGGACTGCAGCATTGTCATCCCCCCATCAGAGGTGGAGGGGAAAGACTTGCTCAAGTCCATTGCCACCTTCCAGAAGTtgctgctgaggaagaggaaggagagggagcagAAGTCCATGAAGGAGGGGGCTGTCCAGGAAGCCAAAG AGCTGTGTGAAGTGAAagctgaggaagaagaggaggaagctgAGGACGATCCTTTGAAGAGGACCGGGATATTTTTTGGAGGTCTGGTTCGGGACATAAAGCGCAGGTACCCCAAATACCTCAGTGACATCAGAGACGCCTTGCACAGCCAGTGTCTCGCGGCCGTTCTCTTCATCTACTTTGCTGCTCTCTCTCCTGCCATCACCTTCGGGGGACTCCTAG GAGAGAAAACTGAGGGTCTCATGGGAGTCTCCGAGCTGATAATCTCCACCTCAGTTTTAGGGATCCTCTTCTCCCTGCTTGGAGCCCAGCCACTCCTGGTCATTGGCTTCTCAGGGCCTCTGCTGGTGTTTGAAGAAGCTTTTTACAAG TTCTGCCAGACACAAGGCATTGAGTATCTGACAGGCAGAGTGTGGATTGGTTTGTGGCTCATCGTCTTCATCTTCATTATCGTGGCAGCCGAGGGAAGCTTCTTGGTGCGCTACATCTCACCCTTCACCCAGGAGATCTTTGCTTTCCTCATCTCCCTCATCTTTATCTACGAGACCTTCTACAAACTGTACAAG GTGTTTGCAGAACATCCTCTGCTGAAGTTCTACCCACCGAACGTGCAGAGCGGCCTGAATACCAGCATGCTCTCTGCAGATGCGATGTCACTGGGGATCAGAATGCAGCCCAACactgctctcctttccctcatcctcatGCTGGGCACCTTCTTCATCGCCTTCTTTATGCGCAAATTCAAGAACAGCCGTTTCTTAGGAGGAAAG GCTCGGCGGATCATTGGAGACTTCGGGATCCCCATCTCCATTCTGGTCATGGTGCTGGTGGATTACACCATCACTGACACGTACACGCAG AAGCTGAATGTCCCCTCTGGGTTGTCGGTCACATCTCCTCACAAGCGTGGCTGGTTCATTCACCCCATGGGCAGCAGTGGGACCTTTCCAATGTGGATGATGTTTGCTTCTGCCATCCCTGCACTCCTGGTCTTCATTCTTATCTTCATGGAGACACAGATCACTAC GCTGATTGTGAGCAAGAAGGAGAGGAAGCTGCTGAAAGGCTCCGGCTTCCACCTGGACCTGCTGCTCATTGGCACTATGGGGGGGCTTTGTGCACTCTTTGGGCTGCCCTGGCTGACTGCAGCGACAGTGCGCTCCGTCACCCACGTCAATGCCCTGACGGTCATGAGCAAGGCCATTGCACCAGGAGAGAAGCCCAAGATCGAGGAGGTGAAGGAGCAGCGTGTGACCGGAGTGCTTATCGCTGCCCTCGTCG GTTTGTCCATTGTGATGGGGAACATGCTGCGGCAGATCCCGCTGGCTGTGCTCTTCGGCATCTTCCTCTACATGGGGGTTACGTCGCTCACTGGCATCCAGCTCTACGAGCGGCTGCTCCTGATCTTCATGCCATCCAAGCACCACCCCGACCACATCTATGTTGTTAAG GTGAAGACCTGGAGAATGAATCTCTTCACCTGCATTCAACTGGCCTGCATTGTGCTGCTCTGGGTGGTGAAATCTACGGTGGCATCCCTGGCCTTCCCCTTTGTCCTGATCATGACAGTGCCACTGCGACGCTTCGTACTGCCCCACTTCTTCCATGACAGGGAGCTTAAAGCG TTGGACTCAGAAGATGCGGAGCCAAACTTCGATGAGGATGGCCGGGATGAGTACAATGAGCTGCACATGCCTGTGtga